The Halomicronema hongdechloris C2206 genome includes a window with the following:
- the nrdJ gene encoding ribonucleoside-triphosphate reductase, adenosylcobalamin-dependent, with amino-acid sequence MVQERPRIRQSGPFPDNAPTALPVFYRTYSRRDANGPGQRETWEQVCDRTLAGLMELGQFTVAERELLQRMQQTLKALPSGRWLWVGGTAWSKQPENFSGAYNCTSTNVVDWRAFGLMMDLAMMGCGTGAVLESKYINQLPAIRNRLQVTAPDTIGTTPPEQRRDSTDIAIDGNQVTIHVGDSRQGWVLSYQTLLELSSDPRFTGDVYITVDLSDVRPAGEKLKGFGGVANPIRLPKLYERCAKILNQARGRQLNSVECCLLIDEAAACVVAGNIRRCLPEDALVHTAQGLVPIQAIQVGDLVQTPLGFRRVVNTFYQGLQEVYEIETNATLPRATLNHRQAVLASADGAVDWKRLSDLAPGNRLLHTTNVLPGTLTQLPQDFTEQRPDQSRNAKSLTIPLLTPEVAWLIGYTHGDGYVALGRNQYGKPYGQVEWAMNGNVPPQVERLRQKLDAALAHFGLRASHGTVDGENTAKSICSSIRLAEYFHRYVKQPRQSLEVPPFILQGMVDIRAAYLAGLMDSDGAANNRPPHLLTTVYPKFARQVGALLSSLGIAGRLTLVRPHEPTWQVKYNLTLPALKGRYNDLIAPHSVKGALRQGLKMYGFTLPGAMMWQTYTYSQMREMGFQGNRTVDANYERYITKAEVDLDIPITVKGLGSYDVVPTYDIEVEEAHCFYCDGYLTHNSAGMRQFASDDELAATAKDNLWQQDANGNWRIDPERDVLRMANHTRVFHRKPTLEECTNAVRKQFYSGEGAIQWAGEAERRAQGEGRYGLNPCGEIVGQDFHCVSGDTLLITRDGLHPIGSLVGQSVEIWNGRRWSRVQPLQTGRDRQLYRVSFGDGTWLDVTDQHRFFVKDRFGKTYTEMTTAELRESLAHGKYALHTEPFTIDYQEGQFVDPVWAYTLGQLVGDGSLCQSNSRPQLQLRLYGEKSYRSLALAGRTSGKVRYYAENPETPCLLYAGSHHDFDPAQVRQLKYDPSALEAIAQWNRDAILHFVAGLIDADGSATGTGGVRLYLSDYDRAYRVYLLLLKCGIRSSINLMAKAGEQTNLGQRLHDLWYLQITDCQAIPCQRVDTTNGHAPKTKGKWQVIRSVEPLASHHDTFCFNEPELHKGVFGGTLTGQCNLAEIHLNQLDPENANEQEEAFTAGALAVAALLNHQFVEPRYQKSRLEDPIVGVSFTGLFDFFVHAFGIDWLRWWQAGRPDTIQGLDFKEQEASYLRRWKDIVHQTVWDYCDRHGLTRPNRCTTVQPAGTKSLLTGASPGWHPPKAQRFIRRITFRKNDPVAMACIDYGYAVVPSQSDKDEQGNLLNDPFDPRCTEWLVELPVAVSWADLPGADEIAIEQFSALAQFDFYMQVQKHYTTHNTSATIELREPEIEPLSQRIHAAINQDEGYISAALLARFDNLQTFPRLPFEPIGKVAYDRLVADVLARRATDDFYQALARYDAGDLFEAGPAGCDSDKCMLPEEKPS; translated from the coding sequence ATGGTTCAAGAACGCCCTCGCATCCGGCAAAGTGGTCCCTTTCCCGACAATGCCCCCACGGCATTGCCCGTGTTCTATCGCACCTACAGCCGTCGTGATGCCAATGGTCCAGGGCAACGGGAAACCTGGGAACAGGTATGCGATCGCACCTTAGCCGGCCTCATGGAACTAGGGCAGTTCACTGTTGCCGAGCGCGAGCTGCTGCAGCGGATGCAGCAGACTCTCAAAGCCCTACCCTCAGGGCGTTGGCTCTGGGTTGGAGGCACTGCCTGGAGCAAACAACCCGAGAATTTCTCCGGCGCCTACAACTGCACTAGCACCAACGTCGTCGATTGGCGCGCCTTCGGCCTGATGATGGACTTGGCCATGATGGGTTGTGGCACCGGGGCCGTCCTAGAGTCTAAATACATCAATCAGTTACCAGCCATCCGCAACCGCTTGCAGGTCACCGCCCCCGACACCATCGGCACCACCCCACCGGAGCAGCGACGCGACAGCACCGACATTGCCATCGACGGCAACCAGGTCACCATTCACGTCGGCGATAGCCGTCAGGGTTGGGTGCTCTCCTACCAAACCTTGTTAGAACTCTCCAGCGATCCTCGCTTCACGGGAGATGTCTACATCACCGTCGATCTCAGCGATGTGCGCCCCGCCGGCGAAAAGCTCAAGGGCTTCGGCGGCGTCGCCAACCCCATTCGCCTGCCCAAACTCTACGAGCGCTGCGCCAAGATCCTCAATCAAGCCCGAGGGCGACAGCTCAACTCCGTCGAATGCTGTCTTCTAATCGACGAAGCCGCCGCCTGCGTCGTCGCCGGTAATATTCGGCGCTGTCTACCAGAAGATGCCCTCGTGCATACGGCTCAAGGCTTAGTTCCCATTCAGGCAATCCAAGTCGGCGATTTAGTCCAAACACCGTTAGGCTTTCGCCGAGTCGTCAATACCTTCTACCAGGGCCTCCAGGAAGTCTACGAAATTGAGACCAACGCCACCTTGCCTCGGGCCACTCTCAATCACCGCCAGGCCGTCCTGGCCAGTGCAGACGGCGCCGTCGACTGGAAACGCTTGAGTGACCTTGCCCCTGGCAATCGCCTGCTCCATACCACCAATGTACTTCCCGGCACCCTGACACAGTTACCTCAAGACTTTACCGAGCAACGTCCCGATCAAAGCCGCAATGCTAAGTCCCTCACCATTCCACTATTGACTCCGGAAGTAGCCTGGCTGATTGGCTATACTCACGGGGATGGGTACGTAGCCTTAGGCCGCAACCAGTACGGTAAGCCCTATGGTCAGGTGGAATGGGCCATGAATGGGAACGTGCCTCCGCAGGTAGAGAGGCTGCGCCAGAAGCTAGATGCGGCCCTGGCTCACTTCGGCCTCAGGGCATCCCATGGCACCGTTGACGGGGAGAACACCGCCAAATCCATCTGCTCGTCGATTCGCTTAGCCGAGTACTTCCATCGCTATGTGAAGCAACCCCGTCAGTCCCTAGAGGTGCCGCCATTTATCTTGCAGGGTATGGTCGATATTCGGGCAGCCTATCTCGCCGGTTTGATGGATAGCGATGGTGCCGCTAACAACCGTCCGCCCCATTTGTTGACGACCGTATATCCGAAATTTGCTCGGCAGGTTGGTGCGCTATTGTCCAGTCTAGGCATTGCTGGACGCTTAACATTAGTCCGCCCCCATGAACCCACCTGGCAGGTGAAGTATAACCTGACCCTACCCGCCTTAAAAGGCCGTTATAACGATCTAATTGCCCCCCACTCGGTCAAAGGAGCACTGCGTCAGGGGCTCAAGATGTATGGGTTTACGCTGCCAGGGGCTATGATGTGGCAGACCTATACCTACAGCCAAATGAGGGAAATGGGCTTTCAGGGTAATCGCACCGTAGATGCTAACTACGAGCGATATATCACTAAAGCTGAGGTTGACCTAGACATTCCCATTACGGTGAAGGGATTAGGCAGTTATGATGTTGTGCCAACCTACGATATCGAGGTGGAAGAGGCCCATTGCTTCTACTGTGATGGCTACCTAACCCACAACAGCGCCGGCATGCGTCAATTTGCCAGCGACGACGAACTGGCTGCCACCGCCAAAGATAACCTCTGGCAGCAAGACGCCAACGGCAACTGGCGCATTGACCCGGAACGAGATGTGTTGCGTATGGCTAATCACACCCGGGTGTTCCACCGCAAGCCCACCCTGGAAGAATGCACCAATGCCGTGCGCAAGCAATTTTATTCCGGGGAAGGGGCGATCCAGTGGGCCGGGGAAGCCGAACGCCGGGCCCAGGGGGAAGGACGTTATGGTCTGAATCCCTGTGGCGAAATCGTTGGCCAGGATTTTCACTGCGTCTCTGGGGATACCCTACTGATTACGCGAGACGGACTGCATCCCATCGGTTCCCTTGTAGGCCAATCTGTGGAAATCTGGAACGGTCGACGTTGGAGCCGAGTGCAACCCCTCCAGACCGGACGTGATCGCCAACTCTACCGGGTGTCCTTTGGTGATGGCACCTGGCTAGATGTCACCGACCAGCATCGCTTCTTTGTCAAAGATCGTTTCGGCAAAACCTACACCGAAATGACCACTGCAGAACTCCGAGAGTCCCTGGCTCACGGGAAATATGCTCTCCATACCGAGCCATTTACCATCGACTATCAAGAGGGACAGTTCGTAGATCCTGTCTGGGCTTACACCCTGGGGCAACTAGTGGGAGATGGTTCTCTCTGTCAGTCCAACAGTCGGCCCCAATTGCAACTGCGACTCTATGGCGAAAAAAGCTATCGTAGCCTTGCTTTAGCCGGGCGCACTTCCGGGAAAGTGCGCTACTATGCAGAGAATCCAGAAACCCCTTGCTTGCTCTACGCTGGTTCTCATCATGATTTTGATCCGGCCCAGGTGCGCCAACTGAAGTATGATCCCTCAGCCCTAGAGGCCATAGCTCAGTGGAACCGTGACGCGATTCTGCACTTTGTTGCCGGCCTGATTGATGCCGATGGCTCCGCCACTGGCACTGGTGGCGTGCGACTCTATCTATCTGACTACGATCGCGCCTACCGAGTGTATTTACTCTTGTTGAAGTGCGGGATTCGCTCCTCGATTAATTTAATGGCGAAGGCGGGGGAGCAGACTAACTTAGGGCAACGCCTGCACGATCTTTGGTATCTGCAAATCACTGATTGTCAAGCAATCCCCTGTCAACGAGTGGATACTACCAACGGTCATGCCCCGAAAACTAAGGGGAAATGGCAGGTGATTCGCTCCGTTGAACCGTTGGCGAGTCATCACGATACCTTCTGCTTCAATGAGCCGGAGCTCCATAAGGGTGTATTCGGCGGCACCCTAACGGGGCAATGCAACCTGGCTGAAATTCACCTGAACCAGCTCGATCCCGAGAATGCCAACGAGCAGGAAGAGGCCTTCACAGCTGGCGCGTTAGCGGTAGCCGCCCTGCTCAATCATCAATTTGTCGAGCCCCGCTACCAGAAGTCTCGCCTGGAGGATCCCATCGTTGGGGTTTCCTTCACCGGGCTGTTTGACTTCTTCGTCCATGCCTTCGGGATCGATTGGCTGCGCTGGTGGCAGGCGGGCCGCCCCGACACCATCCAGGGCCTGGACTTCAAAGAGCAAGAAGCCAGTTACCTACGCCGCTGGAAAGATATCGTCCACCAGACCGTCTGGGACTATTGCGATCGCCATGGACTGACGCGACCGAACCGGTGTACCACGGTGCAACCTGCCGGTACCAAATCCTTGCTCACAGGCGCCAGCCCCGGCTGGCATCCCCCCAAAGCCCAACGGTTTATCCGCCGCATTACCTTCCGCAAAAATGATCCCGTGGCCATGGCTTGTATTGACTACGGCTACGCCGTGGTGCCCTCCCAATCTGACAAGGATGAGCAGGGCAACTTACTCAATGATCCCTTCGATCCCCGCTGTACAGAATGGTTAGTGGAGCTACCCGTGGCAGTTTCCTGGGCGGATCTGCCAGGAGCCGATGAAATTGCCATTGAGCAGTTTTCGGCCTTGGCTCAGTTTGACTTCTACATGCAAGTGCAAAAGCACTACACTACTCACAACACTTCAGCCACCATCGAACTGCGGGAGCCCGAAATCGAGCCCCTCAGTCAGCGGATCCACGCAGCCATCAACCAAGATGAAGGCTATATTTCAGCGGCCCTGCTGGCCCGTTTTGACAACCTGCAAACCTTCCCCCGGCTTCCCTTTGAGCCCATCGGCAAAGTAGCTTACGATCGGCTAGTGGCAGATGTCCTGGCTCGCCGTGCCACCGACGATTTTTACCAGGCCCTAGCCCGCTATGATGCTGGTGACCTCTTTGAAGCCGGACCCGCAGGCTGTGACTCCGACAAGTGTATGCTGCCGGAAGAGAAGCCATCTTGA
- a CDS encoding tetratricopeptide repeat protein → MKRRNAWPSCPLHGQSAATISQRRSSSLISPMGLTIAGTDDHLDGLSQRALKAVRHRLYSRALTLLTCVIHRDPDNGRHYSNRGLVYFWQGQLARALADYSQAIRLNPRLDQAYNNRGNCYAARRQWHQALADYDQAVNLNPYNVRARINYGITLRDMQDYDAALLCFDEALMFHQFPGHIYAERGRTYHLRGDWNSAIADYRRALAIFSTETAPQSAKFSRFLAQRVRQWLQELLEST, encoded by the coding sequence ATGAAACGTCGCAATGCTTGGCCATCTTGTCCATTACATGGGCAATCAGCCGCAACTATCTCTCAGCGTCGGTCTTCTTCGCTGATTTCGCCGATGGGGCTGACTATAGCGGGAACTGATGACCACTTAGACGGGCTGAGTCAGAGGGCGTTAAAGGCGGTTCGGCATCGGCTCTACAGTCGAGCATTAACTCTGCTAACCTGTGTTATTCATCGGGACCCTGACAATGGCCGGCACTATAGCAATCGAGGGTTGGTGTATTTCTGGCAGGGACAACTGGCTCGAGCCTTGGCTGATTATAGCCAGGCAATTCGACTAAATCCCCGCCTAGATCAGGCCTATAACAATCGGGGAAACTGTTATGCAGCTCGGCGCCAATGGCATCAGGCCCTCGCAGATTACGATCAAGCAGTGAATCTCAATCCCTACAATGTACGAGCCCGGATTAACTATGGCATTACCCTACGGGATATGCAGGACTATGATGCTGCCCTTCTCTGTTTTGATGAAGCACTCATGTTTCATCAATTTCCCGGGCATATCTATGCCGAGCGAGGCCGCACCTATCACTTACGAGGCGATTGGAACAGTGCCATAGCAGATTATCGTCGGGCCTTGGCAATATTCTCTACAGAGACAGCCCCCCAAAGCGCCAAATTTTCTAGATTTCTGGCTCAGCGGGTACGCCAGTGGCTACAGGAACTCTTAGAGAGTACCTGA
- a CDS encoding photosystem II reaction center protein K, which translates to MDAVLLLAKLPEAYSLFDPLVDVLPVIPVFFLLLAFVWQAAVGFR; encoded by the coding sequence ATGGATGCAGTCCTGCTGTTAGCCAAACTGCCCGAGGCTTATTCTCTCTTTGATCCGCTGGTAGATGTTCTGCCAGTGATTCCAGTCTTCTTTCTCTTGCTCGCCTTTGTTTGGCAGGCCGCCGTGGGGTTCCGCTAA
- the tgt gene encoding tRNA guanosine(34) transglycosylase Tgt produces MTSPFSFCCQAQCSHTRARAGIFTTPHGPVKTPRFMPVGTLANIKTVTPAQLKMTGAEMVLANTYHLHLQPGEDIVAEAGGLHRFMAWDGPILTDSGGFQVFSLSQIRTITETGVTFQSPRDGRMIQLTPETSIQIQNRLGADVIMAFDECLPYPSAYEVTAAATHRTHRWLQRCVEANQRPDQALFGIVQGGIYLDLRQQAAAALSEFNLPGYAIGGVSVGEPPDLIAKIVQVTTPLLPADKPRYLMGVGTYREMAQAIAAGIDLFDCVIPTRLARHGSALVAGERWNLKNARFRRDHAALDDACPCYTCRYFSRAYLCHLIHAQELLAFTLLSIHNITELVRFTQRIRESILANTFVADFAAWLRSEPTAQ; encoded by the coding sequence TTGACATCTCCTTTTTCCTTCTGTTGTCAGGCTCAGTGCAGCCATACCAGAGCTCGGGCCGGGATCTTCACGACTCCTCACGGTCCCGTTAAAACTCCTCGATTCATGCCGGTAGGTACTTTGGCCAACATTAAGACAGTGACCCCAGCCCAGTTGAAAATGACCGGGGCAGAGATGGTGCTGGCCAACACCTACCATCTCCATTTACAGCCTGGCGAAGACATCGTAGCGGAGGCTGGTGGCCTGCATCGGTTTATGGCTTGGGATGGGCCAATCCTAACTGACTCTGGAGGCTTTCAGGTATTCAGCCTCAGTCAAATTCGCACCATTACAGAAACGGGAGTGACTTTTCAATCCCCTCGCGATGGTCGAATGATTCAATTAACCCCAGAAACCTCAATTCAGATTCAGAATCGTTTGGGGGCAGATGTGATCATGGCCTTCGATGAATGCCTTCCCTATCCGTCTGCCTACGAAGTAACGGCTGCTGCCACTCACCGCACCCATCGCTGGCTGCAGCGCTGTGTTGAGGCCAACCAGCGGCCTGACCAAGCTCTGTTTGGCATTGTGCAGGGAGGAATCTATCTAGACTTACGCCAACAGGCAGCGGCAGCCCTAAGCGAGTTTAATTTACCTGGATACGCTATTGGCGGTGTCAGTGTGGGGGAGCCCCCTGACCTTATTGCCAAGATCGTACAGGTGACAACCCCTCTGCTCCCGGCAGATAAGCCTCGTTACCTAATGGGGGTAGGCACCTATCGAGAAATGGCCCAAGCCATTGCCGCAGGCATTGACCTATTCGACTGCGTGATTCCCACCCGCTTAGCCCGCCATGGCAGCGCCCTTGTTGCCGGTGAACGCTGGAACCTAAAGAACGCCCGTTTTCGGCGAGACCATGCCGCTCTCGACGATGCCTGTCCTTGCTACACCTGCCGTTACTTTAGCCGAGCCTACCTCTGCCACCTTATCCATGCCCAGGAGTTACTGGCCTTCACCCTACTCTCTATCCACAACATCACGGAACTGGTGCGATTTACCCAGCGAATTCGAGAGTCGATTCTCGCCAATACCTTTGTGGCTGACTTTGCAGCCTGGCTGCGATCAGAGCCAACAGCCCAGTAA
- the cobS gene encoding adenosylcobinamide-GDP ribazoletransferase — translation MLSPRSDHASSSTLRRLPRWLAKGIAALAFYTCLPVPGHWSLEFTGIARWAPGVGLFLGGLVSLMEWGLAGLGVPTLTRSGLLVAAWLGITGGLHLDGAMDTADGLAVPDPQRRLAVMADSRTGAFGVMAAIILLGLKTAALVDLTTGQWLAVMAAAGWGRWGQVVAIARYPYLREQGKGALHKAAIRPAQDVWPGLLSLLGLSLLFWGLYPQQWLLAVGIALGGNAIAILTGAWFHRQLGGHTGDTYGAVVEWTEAFVLCLATILQ, via the coding sequence ATGCTTTCACCGCGTTCAGATCATGCCTCCTCCTCAACTCTGAGACGGCTACCGCGATGGCTGGCTAAGGGCATAGCGGCACTGGCTTTTTACACTTGTCTGCCAGTACCCGGGCACTGGAGTTTGGAGTTTACCGGGATTGCGCGTTGGGCTCCTGGAGTTGGCCTTTTCCTGGGGGGATTGGTGAGTCTTATGGAATGGGGCTTGGCTGGTCTGGGGGTGCCGACCCTGACCCGTAGCGGTCTCTTGGTCGCAGCTTGGCTAGGGATAACAGGGGGGCTCCATTTAGATGGTGCCATGGATACGGCTGATGGCTTGGCGGTTCCGGATCCACAGCGACGATTGGCTGTGATGGCTGATAGCCGCACTGGAGCCTTTGGGGTGATGGCGGCGATAATCCTGTTGGGGCTGAAAACGGCTGCCTTGGTGGATCTAACCACGGGACAGTGGCTGGCTGTGATGGCGGCAGCTGGCTGGGGACGCTGGGGCCAGGTGGTGGCCATTGCTCGTTATCCCTATCTCAGGGAGCAAGGTAAGGGAGCCTTGCATAAGGCAGCGATCCGGCCAGCTCAGGATGTATGGCCAGGGTTACTGAGTTTATTGGGCCTGAGTTTGCTGTTTTGGGGCCTTTACCCTCAGCAGTGGTTGCTGGCGGTTGGAATAGCGCTGGGGGGAAATGCGATCGCAATTTTGACTGGGGCCTGGTTTCACCGACAGCTGGGGGGTCACACCGGCGACACCTACGGAGCCGTCGTGGAGTGGACAGAGGCTTTTGTACTTTGTCTAGCGACGATACTGCAGTAA
- the lptC gene encoding LPS export ABC transporter periplasmic protein LptC, whose product MGKGRRLAIGLVGLGIALATASVWLVLTTRQDRQLRQNGTESEAIDSELFLQDVTLEQSDENGDILWRVKADEVNYGPDRKVAQVTNPDGELFQDGRVVYRVTAERGEIRENGKVIFLQENIVARGIDNKMVLRGQQLEWHPDKDEMILRDGITGDHPQVDATAQEARIYNQAQRIELIGNVVATSVVEDPQTQPWVKLQTEWLEWLWAEERLRTDRPLTVEQFEQEKVRDTVTGQEGEMDLARRIVTLRDDVNLQLLEFPLQARSDVMTWLVSEEEIRINQPLRLYQPEDKITITAQQGVMDLRRTVAVLQQQVEAVGQTRDARLKADRMTWDGTDQTIVATGNVFYQQGDPAVTLRGPRAVGRLDNETIVVNGGRVVTEITPN is encoded by the coding sequence ATGGGCAAGGGACGGCGACTGGCCATTGGGCTAGTTGGATTGGGTATCGCTTTGGCGACAGCGAGTGTTTGGCTGGTCTTGACCACCCGCCAAGATCGACAATTGCGTCAGAACGGGACTGAGTCGGAAGCCATTGATTCGGAGCTCTTTCTGCAGGATGTCACCCTGGAGCAATCTGATGAGAATGGCGATATTCTCTGGCGAGTGAAGGCAGATGAGGTCAACTACGGCCCCGATCGAAAAGTGGCCCAGGTGACGAATCCGGACGGAGAACTGTTTCAAGATGGCCGTGTCGTTTATCGGGTAACCGCGGAGCGAGGTGAGATTCGCGAGAACGGCAAAGTTATTTTCTTGCAGGAAAATATTGTGGCTCGGGGCATCGATAACAAAATGGTGCTGCGGGGGCAACAATTGGAATGGCATCCTGACAAAGATGAGATGATTTTACGGGATGGGATCACGGGAGATCATCCCCAAGTAGACGCCACTGCCCAAGAAGCCCGCATCTATAACCAAGCTCAACGAATAGAGTTGATCGGGAATGTGGTCGCCACTAGCGTGGTCGAGGATCCTCAGACGCAACCCTGGGTAAAGTTACAGACGGAGTGGCTGGAATGGTTGTGGGCCGAGGAGCGTCTGCGCACTGATCGACCTTTGACGGTTGAGCAGTTTGAGCAAGAAAAAGTCAGGGACACTGTCACGGGTCAGGAGGGGGAAATGGATCTGGCTCGTCGCATCGTCACCTTGCGGGATGATGTCAACCTGCAATTACTAGAGTTTCCGTTGCAGGCTCGCAGTGATGTGATGACCTGGCTGGTATCGGAGGAAGAAATTCGGATTAATCAGCCTCTACGCCTTTATCAACCGGAGGACAAGATCACAATTACGGCTCAACAGGGCGTCATGGATTTACGTCGCACCGTCGCTGTGCTGCAACAGCAGGTAGAGGCTGTTGGCCAAACCCGTGATGCTCGCTTAAAGGCTGATCGCATGACCTGGGATGGTACTGACCAGACTATTGTCGCTACCGGTAATGTCTTCTACCAGCAAGGAGATCCCGCTGTGACGCTGCGAGGCCCCCGTGCTGTCGGTCGCCTGGACAATGAAACCATTGTTGTGAATGGGGGGCGGGTGGTTACTGAAATCACCCCCAATTAG
- a CDS encoding LabA-like NYN domain-containing protein — protein sequence MLNHDHVLSQDTIFTPEQVLENRGRVAIFIDGSNLFYAALQLGIEIDYTKLLCKLTAGSRLFRSFFYTGVDRTNEKQQGFLLWMRRNGYRVIAKDLVQLPDGSKKANLDVEIAVDMMALVGFYDTAVLVSGDGDLAYAVDAASYRGARIEVVSLRSMTSDNLINVSDRYIDLDTIKDDIRKLPRHGSHQHAYSYRPLSSISSLEDAEKRH from the coding sequence ATGTTGAATCACGATCATGTGTTGAGTCAGGATACTATTTTTACTCCTGAACAGGTTTTAGAAAATCGAGGCCGAGTTGCTATCTTCATTGATGGTTCCAACTTATTTTACGCTGCGCTTCAACTGGGTATCGAAATTGATTACACCAAACTGCTGTGCAAGTTAACAGCTGGATCACGACTATTTCGCTCTTTTTTCTACACTGGTGTCGATCGCACCAACGAAAAGCAGCAAGGATTCCTATTGTGGATGCGACGCAATGGTTACCGGGTCATTGCCAAGGATCTTGTTCAATTGCCTGATGGTTCGAAAAAGGCCAACCTGGATGTGGAAATTGCCGTTGATATGATGGCCTTAGTCGGCTTCTACGATACGGCTGTGCTGGTGAGTGGAGATGGAGACCTTGCCTATGCCGTTGATGCGGCTAGTTATCGAGGTGCTCGCATTGAAGTCGTCAGCCTGCGATCGATGACCAGTGACAACTTGATCAACGTATCAGACCGCTATATCGATCTAGACACTATCAAGGATGATATTCGAAAGCTGCCTCGCCATGGTAGCCATCAGCATGCCTATAGCTACCGTCCCCTTTCCAGTATTAGCTCCCTGGAAGATGCCGAGAAACGCCATTAA
- the metG gene encoding methionine--tRNA ligase translates to MDSTIRHRQQTFAITTPLYYVNDLPHIGSAYTTIAADVMARFQRLLGKEVLMITGTDEHGQKIERTAQDRGLSPQAHCDEIAKGFEALWQQLNIHHDRFSRTTAPRHETIVRSFFERVWQQGDIYLGQQQGWYCVSCEEFKEERDLLPGKHCPVHSNKLVEWRDEQNYFFRLSRYQAKLEELYDNQPDFIQPESRRNEVLNFVRRGLQDFSISRLNLDWGFPVPTDPKHTLYVWFDALLGYVTALLEPGADPTLENALAHWWPIDIHLIGKDILRFHAVYWPAMLMSAGLPMPGRVFGHGFLTKDGQKMGKSLGNTLDPFVLVSTYGADAVRYYFLKEIEFGKDGDFSEPRFISVLNADLANDLGNLLNRTLRMAVRYCEGRVPDIAGADLSADPLRAKSQQLFESVHSAYNALSFSQACEAILGLVRASNKYLDDRAPWLLYKQGKQVETEQVLYVVLESVRLAAYLLSPVIPGISGKIYAQLGLLGDFNRQDIGQLLPCEEHAGWGVLPMGQPLGIPEPVFQRIELPDA, encoded by the coding sequence ATGGATTCCACCATTCGTCATCGTCAGCAAACCTTCGCCATTACAACCCCGCTTTACTATGTCAACGACTTGCCCCATATTGGCAGTGCTTATACCACCATTGCAGCTGATGTGATGGCGCGTTTCCAGCGCCTGTTGGGTAAAGAAGTGCTGATGATTACAGGAACTGATGAACATGGCCAAAAGATAGAGCGGACTGCTCAGGATCGGGGACTGTCGCCTCAAGCACATTGTGATGAAATTGCTAAAGGGTTTGAAGCCCTGTGGCAGCAACTCAATATTCACCATGACCGTTTTAGCCGCACCACAGCACCACGCCACGAGACCATAGTGCGGAGTTTCTTTGAGCGGGTCTGGCAGCAAGGAGATATCTATCTGGGACAGCAGCAAGGATGGTATTGCGTGTCCTGTGAAGAATTCAAAGAAGAGCGAGATCTGCTACCTGGTAAGCATTGTCCTGTCCACTCCAATAAGCTAGTCGAGTGGCGAGATGAGCAAAACTACTTTTTCCGGCTATCTCGCTACCAGGCCAAACTAGAAGAGCTCTACGACAATCAACCCGACTTTATCCAGCCCGAGAGTCGTCGCAATGAAGTGCTAAATTTTGTCCGACGAGGGCTACAAGATTTTTCCATTTCTCGCCTCAATCTAGACTGGGGATTCCCAGTCCCTACGGATCCCAAGCACACCCTTTATGTCTGGTTTGATGCTCTGCTGGGCTATGTTACGGCTCTGCTTGAGCCCGGGGCTGACCCTACGCTCGAAAATGCCTTAGCCCATTGGTGGCCCATTGATATTCATCTGATTGGCAAGGATATTCTGCGTTTCCACGCTGTTTACTGGCCAGCCATGCTGATGTCAGCAGGTCTACCGATGCCGGGACGAGTATTTGGCCACGGCTTCCTCACAAAAGATGGGCAAAAGATGGGCAAGAGTTTAGGGAATACCCTAGACCCGTTTGTCTTAGTCAGTACCTATGGAGCTGATGCCGTCCGCTACTACTTCTTAAAAGAAATTGAATTTGGCAAAGACGGGGATTTCAGTGAACCGCGCTTCATCAGCGTCCTCAATGCTGACCTGGCCAATGATTTGGGCAACTTGCTCAATCGCACTTTGAGAATGGCGGTACGCTACTGTGAAGGTAGGGTACCTGATATCGCAGGTGCTGACCTCAGTGCTGATCCCCTGCGGGCTAAGAGCCAGCAGTTATTCGAGTCGGTGCACTCGGCCTACAATGCCTTGAGCTTTAGTCAGGCCTGTGAGGCTATCTTAGGATTAGTAAGGGCGAGCAATAAATACCTGGATGACAGAGCCCCCTGGCTTCTATATAAGCAGGGTAAACAAGTCGAAACTGAACAAGTACTCTATGTCGTTTTAGAATCTGTCCGTCTAGCTGCTTATCTACTGTCGCCAGTGATCCCGGGGATCAGTGGCAAAATTTATGCCCAGCTAGGTTTGCTGGGTGATTTTAACCGACAGGATATTGGCCAGCTATTGCCCTGTGAAGAGCATGCTGGCTGGGGAGTTCTGCCGATGGGACAACCCCTTGGCATTCCGGAGCCAGTTTTTCAGCGCATCGAGCTCCCCGATGCATAG